A window from Ciconia boyciana chromosome 21, ASM3463844v1, whole genome shotgun sequence encodes these proteins:
- the DNALI1 gene encoding axonemal dynein light intermediate polypeptide 1, translating to MATTGAAAAMIPPPDSLLRYNPPVLVSRRTEKRSPGARPLKATLPPPAPKGPVPPPPRPAAAAPAAKQPQEILNAILPPREWEEENQRWVQEVSSAPGTRLEVIQLQEQLDLRLQQRQARETGICPVRRELYSQCFDELIRETTINCAERGLLLLRVRDEIQMTIAAYQTLYESSVAFGMRKALQAEQGKSDMEKRIAELEEEKRELERQVSEQKAKCEAIERRENERRQTEEKKHTEEVQFLKRMNQQLKAQLESITAPNK from the exons ATGGCGACAacgggcgccgccgccgccatgatCCCGCCGCCGGACTCGCTGCTGCGGTACAACCCGCCGGTGCTCGTCAGCCGCCGCACGGAGAAGCGCTCCCCCGGG GCCCGCCCGCTGAAGGCGacgctgccgccgcccgccccgaaggggcccgtcccgccgccgccccggccggcggccgccgccccggccgccaAGCAGCCGCAGGAGATCCTCAACGCCATCCTGCCGCCGCG ggagtgggaggaggagaacCAGCGGTGGGTGCAGGAGGTGTCCAGCGCGCCCGGCACCCGCCTGGAGGTCatccagctgcaggagcagctggacctgcggctgcagcagaggcaggcgCGGGAGACCGGCATCTGCCCCGTGCGCAGGGAGCTCTACTCGCAGTGCTTCG ATGAACTGATCCGTGAAACTACAATTAACTGTGCAGAGCGAGGACTGTTGCTGCTTCGAGTCAGGGATGAAATCCAAATGACAATCGCTGCTTATCAGACACTGTACGAGAGCAGTGTTGCGTTTGGCATGCGGAAGGCACTACAAGCTGAGCAAGGCAAATCTGACATGGAAAAAAGA attgcagagctggaagaggaaaagcgGGAGCTGGAAAGACAAGTGAGTGAACAGAAAGCTAAATGCGAAGCTATTGAAAGACGTGAAAATGAAAGGCGacagacagaagagaagaaacataCTGAAGAGGTTCAGTTCCTGAAACGAATGAATCAACAGCTGAAG gcCCAACTTGAAAGCATCACTGCACCAAataagtag
- the SNIP1 gene encoding smad nuclear-interacting protein 1, with protein MEAAAERRRERRRREVAVKAEKRSPRRSASRSARGSQSPPAEERRGPAGPRQGSRGRSSRSPKRKSKSGRRSRSPRGRRSRSPHHAAVKVKQERDDYCRRGNEERKQRYPSEQEHRRERSSDRDRHRDHSDRRKNPNERPGVRGHERERDVQSIREQQAEREFYNERRREHRQNNEGTVVDQNPELGQSDNKPKEKASVNKEKPSFELSGALLEDTNTFRGVVIKYSEPPEARIPKKRWRLYPFKNDEFLPVMYIHRQSAYLLGRHRRIADIPIDHPSCSKQHAVFQYRLVEYTRADGTVGRRVRPYIIDLGSGNGTFLNNQRIEPQRYYELKEKDVLKFGFSSREYVLLHESSDKSEANTKDDDDEEEKEEESDS; from the exons ATGGAGGCGGCGgccgagcggcggcgggagcggcggcggcgggaggtgGCGGTGAAGGCCGAGAAGCGGAGCCCCCGGCGCTCGGCCTCCCGCTCGGCGCGGGGCAGCCAGTCGCCGCCGGCCGAggagcggcggggcccggccgggccgcgccaGGGCAGCCgcggcaggagcagcag ATCGCCCAAGAGGAAGAGCAAGTCCGGGCGGAGGAGCCGGTCCCCGCGCGGCAGGAGGAGCCGCAGCCCGCACCACGCCGCCGTGAAGGTGAAGCAG GAGCGAGATGATTATTGTCGTAGAGGAAACGAGGAGCGAAAGCAGAGATACCCATCAGAGCAAGaacacaggagagagagaagtagTGACAGAGATAGACACAGAGACCACTCGGACAGAAGGAAGAATCCGAACGAAAGGCCTGGAGTCCGAGGCCACGAGCGAGAGCGGGATGTTCAGAGCATCCGTGAGCAGCAAGCAGAGAGGGAGTTTTATAACGAGAGAAGACGAGAGCATCGACAAAATAACGAAGGCACTGTCGTTGACCAGAATCCAGAACTTGGGCAATCTGAtaacaaaccaaaagaaaaagcttctgtAAACAAAGAGAAGCCAAGCTTTGAACTGTCTGGTGCGCTTCTGGAGGATACCAACACTTTCCGAGGTGTCGTGATTAAGTACAGCGAGCCCCCCGAAGCTCGGATTCCGAAGAAGCGATGGCGCCTCTATCCTTTCAAAAACGATGAGTTTCTCCCAGTCATGTACATTCACAGGCAGAGCGCTTATCTTCTGGGCAGGCACCGCAGAATCGCAGATATTCCAATTGACCAtccctcctgctcaaagcagcatGCTGTGTTTCAGTACCG GCTTGTGGAGTACACTCGTGCCGATGGGACCGTTGGCCGCAGAGTAAGGCCCTACATCATCGACCTGGGCTCTGGGAACGGCACTTTTCTCAATAACCAGCGGATTGAACCTCAGCGTTACTACgaactgaaggaaaaggatGTACTGAAGTTTGGGTTCAGTAGCAGGGAATATGTTCTTCTCCATGAGTCTTCAGATAAATCTGAGGCCAACACAAAGGACGATGATgatgaggaggagaaggaggaagagtcTGACAGTTAA